AGGTGAGCTTGATCGTGCCGGTCTATTGAACAACCAAACTCGCACCGTTCTTGGTCTAAGCATGCAAGAGCAACTTGCTCAATACGACATCATGCAGACAGAAGACGAAGCCGTGCTTAAGTTCTTCCGCGCTGGCCCTGCTGGTATCCGTACTACCAAGGCATTCTCACAAGATTGCCGTTGGGATCGCCTTGATGATGACCGCGTCGATGGTTGTATTCGTACCAAAGAGAACGCATTCAGCCAAGAAGGTGGCCTAGCGGTACTTTCAGGTAACATCGCCGTTGATGGTTGTATCGTTAAAACTGCGGGTGTTGATGAAGAAAACCTTAAATTCCAAGGCCCTGCTATCGTATTTGAAAGCCAAGACAGTGCCGTTGATGGCATCTTAGGCGGCAAAGTAAAAGCGGGCGAAGTGGTTGTTATTCGTTACGAAGGTCCTAAAGGTGGTCCGGGCATGCAAGAAATGCTTTACCCAACCACTTACCTAAAATCGATGGGCCTAGGCAAGTCTTGTGCACTGCTAACAGATGGTCGTTTCTCTGGTGGTACATCGGGTCTGTCTATCGGCCACGCTTCTCCAGAAGCAGCCAGTGGCGGTGTGATTGGCCTAGTGAATACTGGCGACATCATCACTATCGACATCCCAAGCCGTTCAATCACACTTGATGTACCTGAAGCTGAACTTGAAGCGCGTCGTGTTAAACAAGACGAACTAGGCTGGAAACCAGAAAACCGTCAGCGTGAAGTGTCTTTCGCACTGAAGGCTTACGCAAGCATGGCGACCAGTGCCGACAAAGGCGCTGTTCGTGATAAGTCTAAGCTTGAGGGCTAATCTATGAGTGATGACTCGGTCAGCCCCCAACAACAAACTGGCGCAGATTACCTGCGTCAGATCTTGAGAGCCCCCGTTTACGAAGCGGCAATCGTAACACCTCTACAAGATATGCCACGTCTAAGCGCTCGTATCGGTAATCAGGTTCAGCTAAAGCGAGAAGACCGTCAACCAGTCCACTCGTTCAAGCTGCGTGGTGCCTACAACATGGTATCAAGTCTTTCAGATCAACAAAAAGCTGCTGGAGTAATTGCTGCATCAGCGGGTAATCACGCTCAAGGTATGGCGCTGTCTGGTTCTAAACTGGGTATTCAGACCACGATTGTGATGCCAAAAACCACGCCAGATATCAAGGTTGATGCGGTACGTGGCTTTGGCGGTAACGTGGTTCTGCACGGCAGCAACTTTGATGAAGCCAAGGCAGAAGCCGAGCGTCTTTCTGCTGAACATGGCTTTACCTTTGTACCTCCTTTCGATCACCCGCTGGTGATTGCAGGCCAAGGCACCATGGGCATGGAAATGCTTCAACAGAATGGTCACATGGATTACATCTTTGTGCCGGTTGGTGGTGGTGGCTTAGCTGCGGGTGTTGCTGTATTGGTAAAACAGCTAATGCCAGAGATTAAAGTCATTGCAGTAGAACCAGAAGATTCGGCTTGCTTGAAAGCGGCTCTCGATGCTGGTGAACCTGTAGTACTGGATCAGGTCAGCATGTTTGCCGATGGCGTTGCGGTTAAACGCATTGGTGAAGAGACCTTCCGCCTATGTCAGCAGTACATCGATGGCCACATTGCCGTCTCTAGTGATGAGATCTGCTCGGCGGTGAAAGACATCTTTGAAGACACTCGTGCGATTGCTGAACCTTCAGGAGCGCTTGCTCTGGCTGGCTTGAAGAAGTTTGCTGAGCAGAACCAACTGCAAGACAAGCAATTGGCAACGGTACTGTCTGGTGCTAACACCAACTTCCACGGTCTGCGTTATGTCTCTGAACGTTGTGAGCTGGGTGAGAAGCGAGAAGGTCTACTTGCTGTGACGATTCCAGAGCGACAAGGGGCATTCCTAGAGTTCTGTAATATTATTGGTGGTCGAGCGGTGACTGAGTTTAACTACCGCCACAACGACGAAAGCCTCGCGAATATCTTCGTTGGTGTACGTCTGCAAGGTGGCCAAGAAGAACTCGAACACATCATCAATGACCTACGAGAAGGTGGCTACCCAGTTGTCGATC
The Vibrio kanaloae genome window above contains:
- the ilvA gene encoding threonine ammonia-lyase, biosynthetic produces the protein MSDDSVSPQQQTGADYLRQILRAPVYEAAIVTPLQDMPRLSARIGNQVQLKREDRQPVHSFKLRGAYNMVSSLSDQQKAAGVIAASAGNHAQGMALSGSKLGIQTTIVMPKTTPDIKVDAVRGFGGNVVLHGSNFDEAKAEAERLSAEHGFTFVPPFDHPLVIAGQGTMGMEMLQQNGHMDYIFVPVGGGGLAAGVAVLVKQLMPEIKVIAVEPEDSACLKAALDAGEPVVLDQVSMFADGVAVKRIGEETFRLCQQYIDGHIAVSSDEICSAVKDIFEDTRAIAEPSGALALAGLKKFAEQNQLQDKQLATVLSGANTNFHGLRYVSERCELGEKREGLLAVTIPERQGAFLEFCNIIGGRAVTEFNYRHNDESLANIFVGVRLQGGQEELEHIINDLREGGYPVVDLSDDEMAKLHIRYMIGGKPSKPLKERLYSFEFPEYPGALIKFLDTLGTHWNISLFNYRNHGADYGRVLCGFELGDNDLAQFSTHLRELGYQCKDETDNPSYKFFLS